In the Candidatus Zixiibacteriota bacterium genome, GCCGCGGCCTGTAACTTCTCCGCGAATCTGAATTGATACATTCGGCGCGCGATACCAAGCCTGAGGTCCGGAATTGAAGCCAGGCGCGCCTGCTCGAGCAGACGCGTTGCACTGAACGTTCCGCCCATGCTGTGGGCGTAGAGCCGCACTCCATCCTGCGCGGTCCAGGCGATCATGCAGTTGTTTTGCGCCAGAGCATATATAGCTGGGTGAGTGATCGACGTGCCAGGACCCAACATAAGCAGGCTAAGCTGGTCAATCGGTATGGGGACGTGGCCCCGCGCGTCATGCATTAAAAGCCCCTCTGAGTCCTTATCGATCTTGCACATCTCCAAGTACAAGAAGCTCCAGCGATCAGAAAACCTGGGCAGGTCATAAAGGGTTCTCATTGCACTTCACGCCCCCCACTTCTTGACAGCGACAGAAGTCCGAAGCCGAGTCCTTTGCCGCTGCCGATGCCGAGTTTCATTGTTCTGGAGAATCTGGCTGGGTCGGTGACCACGAGCTGCCCCTCGAATCGAACAGCGAACATCGTAATGTCGATGAGTTGGCTGCCGTTCCCTTTCCGGGCGAGAGCTTCCGGCTCTTCGATCACGACGACGGAGCAGACACGAAAACCCGACGCCTCGCCCTTCCGTGCAAGCCATGCGAGTTGACCCTCTTCGGCGAACCAGGCCAACCGCTTGCCATTCCGCTTGAACGTCGGGTTGGCCCTAAGTCGGAAGTGAAATTGCATACCGGTCGCGAACACCGGCTCGAATTCCCTAATCTCAGGCTTTTCCGCCAAGTAATCTTCCACAAGTGATTCCGGCCAATGAGGACGATTCAGCGATTGGATGAGCAGGCAGATTCGATTCGGAGTTTTCAGCTGGTCAACGCGAAACAGAACCCGTTCCTCAAAGCCTTCGAGATTCGGCGGAAAGGCGGACATGATCGTCCGGTGCATTTCGTAAGGGTTTGCGATCTCGGCCCACACGCGACGGGAATCAGGTGACAGAGTCAGGCGAGAGAGGAACATACACTCAACTCCTTGACCAGCTCGAGATTCAGCTCGACGTAGTATGTCACGATGTGGCGAGGAATAAATTCGCGAGTCGCAAACGATAGCGGCAAGTCGGTTCGCACGCCGCTGTGGGCGCCGGGCGCAGCGTCAGCGACACAGCGAAGGCGCACTTTCCCGGCGGAGAGCTCTTTCCGTGAACTTGTTCTCGTCCGCACGCAGGGATGAATCACGAACATTTGTTCGATGGTCTTGCCGGAATACAGGCATTGCTTTGCCCACACCGGGATCGAGGGGAGGCAAGCTTTTCGACCGAGGAAGATCTGCCAATGCGGGTTGCGCAACGCTTTCTCAGTTATATTCAGAAGGACTTCCGCCCGTGGCGAATCAGCCTGCAGTCCGACCAAGAAAGAAGCATCGGAAAGGTAATAGCGATTCGAAACGTTGGTGGGTTTGATGCCACCGTCGGACCTATAGATGTCCTTCGTTGTATGAAAGTCGCGAATCAATGTGCCTTCTTGATCGACTCGTACACCCATACGAAGTGACACCAGGTCACTGATGTCTGCATCTCTGGGTCGGCCGAGAGCCGCGCAGATCAAGCCAATGACGCCGCTCTTCGAGGGCTCCCGGCCGGTATCTCTCTCGGTAAATCGGCTCTCAGTCCCCCATGACTGCAAGGGACCAGCTAGACGAAGAAGGAGAGTAGTCATGATACCACTTCCTCAATCTCAACCGCGGCGACAATTCGGTCAACGAACCGATTGACCGATGGCACTGCGGCATCGGCAAGATTCTCCGGACATTGATATCCGATCGAACAAGCGACCTTCGTCGCCACTCCTTCAGCCCCAAACGCGTCAGTCAGCGCGCTCCAGTACTTGCCAAGGGCAATGATCGAGCCTTCGACGATGTCTTCGTTGTTGGCCCGAGAAGGAGCGA is a window encoding:
- the cas6e gene encoding type I-E CRISPR-associated protein Cas6/Cse3/CasE, producing MFLSRLTLSPDSRRVWAEIANPYEMHRTIMSAFPPNLEGFEERVLFRVDQLKTPNRICLLIQSLNRPHWPESLVEDYLAEKPEIREFEPVFATGMQFHFRLRANPTFKRNGKRLAWFAEEGQLAWLARKGEASGFRVCSVVVIEEPEALARKGNGSQLIDITMFAVRFEGQLVVTDPARFSRTMKLGIGSGKGLGFGLLSLSRSGGREVQ
- the cas5e gene encoding type I-E CRISPR-associated protein Cas5/CasD; protein product: MTTLLLRLAGPLQSWGTESRFTERDTGREPSKSGVIGLICAALGRPRDADISDLVSLRMGVRVDQEGTLIRDFHTTKDIYRSDGGIKPTNVSNRYYLSDASFLVGLQADSPRAEVLLNITEKALRNPHWQIFLGRKACLPSIPVWAKQCLYSGKTIEQMFVIHPCVRTRTSSRKELSAGKVRLRCVADAAPGAHSGVRTDLPLSFATREFIPRHIVTYYVELNLELVKELSVCSSLA